CGTTGATCGCGCGGTCGAGGACGTTGGCTCCCGCGCCGGTGATGGCGCCGTTCACCGCTCCCTGCGCCGCATCGGCCGCGAAACTGCCCAAGGGGGCCGACGGCAGGAAGCGCCCGCCGAGTCCTCCGGCGATACCGGAAGCCGCGCCGGTGATCCCTGCACTGACAGTCTTGCCGATGTCCCAGGAATCGCGGTCTCCGGCCAGCATCTGACCACTCTGGATCGCGATGTCGACGCCCAGATTGATCACGAGCTGCTTGATGAGCTCCTGGAAGATCATCTGCACTACCGAGCGCGTCGCCGCCTGTGCGATCGGGATGCCCGCCGTACTCGCCCCGAAGCTCGCGAACGCGGCGGCGATCATGCTGGCGATCGAGGCCGCCAGCATCACCAGCGCGGCGATGATGCTCAGCTTCGTGTACTCGACCTCCAAGGCCGCGTTGTCACACGCCGCGCCGAGTTCGTCGCACAGCTGTTGAAGCTTCGGCAGGAACTGCGGGTCGTTGACGACGTACTGGCCCCAGAACTCGCGGAAGGCGTCGGCCGTGTCGCCCTCCATCGTCGCCAACGCGGCCTGCCCCGCCGCCTCGGCGGCCTCGGCGACGGAGCCGACCTCGGTGGCCGTGCTCGCCCAGCCTTCACCGAGCCTGCGCAGCGCCGTCTCGTCGCCCTCCGGCCAGCTCGCGCCCACCACGATGGGGGTCAGCCATTGCAGCCATTCGGGAATCTCGATGCCCATGTCAACCCCTCACACCAGCCGGCTGAAGCCGTCGGCGGCGTCCTGATCGATCGATTCCCACGTGTCGGCGGCCGCGTCCAGCTGGATCTTGATGCCGCGCAGCGCCTCCGTCAACGCGGTGATGTTCTCCTGGGCCATCTGGGCGGCGGGGAGATAGTCGTTGGCGAACGTCGTGCCCGCCTCGTCGCCACCCCAGCAGGCTCCCTCCGCGCCGACGACGCCGTCGATGGCCGTCCCGGCGCCCTCCAGCTGGTCGGCGGCCGCGTCGAACTGCGGCGACCGCGCACGCAGCGCGGCCGGATCGACTTCCATGTTGTCATTTCCCATGGCGGGGGTCCTTCTCGATGAGAAACGGATAGCGGTGCACCGGTCGGCGTCGGAGTCGGCGGGACACGGTGCGGCGGAGTCACCGAGTCGTCCCTCGGGTGGCCCGGCGAGTTCGTGGCAGGCGAACCCGCGGGTTCGCGTTCGTCCGGACGGCGGCTCAGCGCATGAAAGAGCTGTTGCCGAAGTCCTCGTCGTCGTCCTCCGGGGGGCGTGACCTGCGGGTCGGCGCGGGCGGCGGGGCAGTCGGCGGCGTGGGCGGCGGCGGCAGCGTGGGAGCCAGGTCGCGCAGCGGGGGAGCGCCCTCGATCAGGTCGTTCAGGTCCATGCCCAGACTCTGCTGGGTCACCGCCATCGACTCGTTGACCTGAGTCCTGGCACGGGCGGTGGCCGCCACGATCGTCTCCACCACGGTGCGGGACAGCTTCTCCGGGGTGCTGCGGTTGAACGCCGTCACCGCGAAGTCGAGACGGGTGATCGTGCCCGCCGCGTCGACGACGGCGGTGACGAGCCCGTCGGGAGACACGGCCTCGCCGGTCACGGTCATGGCCCTGGACTGCGCGTCCTTCAAATCCGCCATCTGCTCGTGGAAACGGGTGGTCAGATTCGCCACCTGCTCGCGCATCGCCGCGTTGCGCGCCTCCAACGCGGCACGCCGGTCGGTCTGTTCGCTCATCCCGCCCTCTCAGCGTCGTTCTGGCAGCTGCTAGGGCGGACAGTAGACAACTCCGCCGGCCACCGGGGCGTTCTGGCCGAAAACCACTCGAATCGCGGCCGACGACCTCCCGGTGCGGGCATGACCGGTCGGAGCGGTCAGAATGGCCTGGTGACCGACCGGGGCTTGCAGGGCACGACAGACGGACGGCCGCACAGCGGCGGCCACGAGGCGGCGGACACCACGGACCTGGTGATCCGCATGGACGACGTCGGAGTGCGGCGCGGACCGACGAATCTGGTCCGGGGCGTCGACTGGCGCGTCGAGGTCGACGAACGGTGGGTGATCCTCGGACCCAACGGTGCGGGGAAGACCACGATGCTGCGACTCGCGGGGGCCGAGCTGCATCCCAGCGACGGCACGGTGCACCTGCTCGGCGAGCGGCTCGGCGGCGTCGACGTCTTCGAACTGCGGCCGAGGATCGGATTGTGCTCGGCCGCGCAGGCCGCCCGCATCCCGCCGGACGAGGTGGTGCGCGACGTCGTGGTCAGCGCGGGCTACGCGGTCATGGGTCGCTGGCGGGAGGACTACGACAGCCTCGATCTCGACCGGGCGACCGAACTGCTCGACTCGCTGGGCATGGGCGCGTTGGCCGACCGCAGGTTCGGCACGCTGTCCGAGGGCGAACGCAAGCGGACCCTCATCGCGAGGGCGCTGATGACCGACCCCGAGCTGCTGCTGCTCGACGAGCCCGCCGCCGGACTCGACCTCGGCGGGCGCGAGGACCTGGTGGCCCGGCTGGCCGCGTTGGCCTCCGACCCGGACGCCCCCGCGCTCGTGCTGGTCACCCACCACGTCGAGGAGATCCCGCCCGGCTTCACCCACGCGCTGCTGCTGCGGGAGGGCGGGATCGTCGCGCAGGGGCTGTTGTCGGACGTCATCACCGAGGAGAACCTCTCGGCGACCTTCGGCCAGGACCTCGTCCTGCAACGCTCCGGCGGCCGCTTCTTCGCCTGGCGGCGCCCGGCCGAGTAGACCGCCCGCCCGGTCTACCGCGCGGTAACCTGCGTGCGCGACGGTCGATCTTCGACTGTCGGCGGCGCCGAGTGCGCCGGGATCGACGTCGAGGAGGACGCGGGCGTGGGCGAGTTCGTCAGGCTGGAAGTGGACGCGGGAATCGGCACCATCCGGTTGGACCGGCCGCCGATGAACGCCCTCGACATCCAGATGCAGGAGGAGATCCGCGCCGCCGCGACCGAGGCGTCGCTGCGTACCGACATCCGGGCCGTGGTGATCTACGGCGGCCCGAAGGTGTTCGCGGCCGGGGCCGACATCAAGGAGATGGCCGACCTCACCTACGCGCAGATGGCCGATCGGGCGCCGCAGCTCTCCGTGGCGTTCCGGGCGGTCGCGGAGATCCCGAAGCCGGTGGTCGCCGCCGTCACCGGTTACGCGCTGGGCGGCGGGCTCGAACTGGCGTTGTGCGCGGACCGGCGGATCGCGGGCGACAACGTCAAGGTCGGCCAGCCGGAAGTGCTGCTCGGGGTGATACCCGGCGCGGGCGGCACCCAGCGGCTGGCCAGACTCATCGGCCCCGCCAAGGCCAAGGACATCATCTTCACCGGGCGCTTCGTCGAGGCCGCCGAGGCGCGGACACTCGGGATCGTCGACGAGGTCGTGGCGCCGGACGACGTCTACGCCACCGCGCTGAGCTGGGCGGACCGTTTCACCACCGGGGCGGCCCAGGCCTTGGCCGCCGCCAAGACGGCCGTCGACACCGGGCTGGAGATCGACCTGGCCAGCGGGCTGGCCCTGGAGAGCAGACTGTTCGCGGCGATGTTCGCCACCGAGGACCAGAAGACCGGGATGCGCTCGTTCGTCGAGCACGGCCCCGGCAAGGCGAAGTTCGAGGGCCGTTGAGATGAGTGAGACGCCGATGCGACCGGACACGGACCGCCGTGCCGCCACGCGCGCCGACGTGGTCGGGGACGCGTGCGAGTCGGACCGCCCGCGCCACGACGCGACCGATCCCGTGCCGAATCCGCATGCGACCGAGGCCGAGGTCGCGGCCGCCTACGCCGACCCCAAGCTGGCGAACGTCCTCTATCACGACTGGGAGGCCGAGACCTACGACGAGAAGTGGTCGATCTCCTACGACGAACGCTGCGTCGACTATGCCGTCGGCCGCTTCCACTACGCGGCGGGCGTGCCGGCGAAGCCCTTCGAACGGGCGTTGGAACTGGGCTCCGGAACGGGATTCTTTCTGCTCAACCTGATGCAGGGCGGGATCGCGAAGAAGGGCTCGGTGACCGACCTGTCGCCGGGCATGGTGAAGGCGGCGCTGCGCAACGCGGAGAACCTCGGCCTGGACGTCGACGGGCGGGTCGGCGACGCGGAGCGCATCCCGTACCCGGACGACACGTTCGACCTGGTCGTGGGGCACGCGGTGTTGCACCACATCCCCGACGTGCAGGCGGCCATGCGCGAGGTCCTGCGGGTGCTCAAGCCAGGCGGCCGGTTCGTCTTCGCCGGCGACCCCACGCGGATCGGCGACTACTACGCGCGCAGGCTGGGCAGGGCCACCTGGTGGTTGACCACCAGGATCACCCGGCTGCCCGCGCTGGCGGCCTGGCGCCGTCCGCAGCAGGAGCTCGACGAGTCCTCGCGGGCCGCGGCGCTGGAGGCGGTCGTCGACCTGCACACCTTCGTCCCGGCCGAACTGGAGCAGACCGCTCGGGCGGCGGGCGCGGTGCGCGTGCATGCCAGGACCGAGGAGTTCACCGCCGCGTTGTTCGGCTGGCCGGTGCGGACCTTCGAGGCGGCGGTGCCGCCCGGAAAGCTGGGCTTCGGCTGGGCGATGTTC
This genomic stretch from Actinoalloteichus hoggarensis harbors:
- a CDS encoding WXG100 family type VII secretion target yields the protein MGNDNMEVDPAALRARSPQFDAAADQLEGAGTAIDGVVGAEGACWGGDEAGTTFANDYLPAAQMAQENITALTEALRGIKIQLDAAADTWESIDQDAADGFSRLV
- a CDS encoding YbaB/EbfC family nucleoid-associated protein, whose amino-acid sequence is MSEQTDRRAALEARNAAMREQVANLTTRFHEQMADLKDAQSRAMTVTGEAVSPDGLVTAVVDAAGTITRLDFAVTAFNRSTPEKLSRTVVETIVAATARARTQVNESMAVTQQSLGMDLNDLIEGAPPLRDLAPTLPPPPTPPTAPPPAPTRRSRPPEDDDEDFGNSSFMR
- a CDS encoding ABC transporter ATP-binding protein, whose product is MDDVGVRRGPTNLVRGVDWRVEVDERWVILGPNGAGKTTMLRLAGAELHPSDGTVHLLGERLGGVDVFELRPRIGLCSAAQAARIPPDEVVRDVVVSAGYAVMGRWREDYDSLDLDRATELLDSLGMGALADRRFGTLSEGERKRTLIARALMTDPELLLLDEPAAGLDLGGREDLVARLAALASDPDAPALVLVTHHVEEIPPGFTHALLLREGGIVAQGLLSDVITEENLSATFGQDLVLQRSGGRFFAWRRPAE
- a CDS encoding enoyl-CoA hydratase/isomerase family protein, with protein sequence MGEFVRLEVDAGIGTIRLDRPPMNALDIQMQEEIRAAATEASLRTDIRAVVIYGGPKVFAAGADIKEMADLTYAQMADRAPQLSVAFRAVAEIPKPVVAAVTGYALGGGLELALCADRRIAGDNVKVGQPEVLLGVIPGAGGTQRLARLIGPAKAKDIIFTGRFVEAAEARTLGIVDEVVAPDDVYATALSWADRFTTGAAQALAAAKTAVDTGLEIDLASGLALESRLFAAMFATEDQKTGMRSFVEHGPGKAKFEGR
- a CDS encoding class I SAM-dependent methyltransferase — protein: MRPDTDRRAATRADVVGDACESDRPRHDATDPVPNPHATEAEVAAAYADPKLANVLYHDWEAETYDEKWSISYDERCVDYAVGRFHYAAGVPAKPFERALELGSGTGFFLLNLMQGGIAKKGSVTDLSPGMVKAALRNAENLGLDVDGRVGDAERIPYPDDTFDLVVGHAVLHHIPDVQAAMREVLRVLKPGGRFVFAGDPTRIGDYYARRLGRATWWLTTRITRLPALAAWRRPQQELDESSRAAALEAVVDLHTFVPAELEQTARAAGAVRVHARTEEFTAALFGWPVRTFEAAVPPGKLGFGWAMFAYRTWQRLSWLDEKLRGLLPRDVFYNVLITGRKAARTDRR